A genomic window from Glaciihabitans sp. INWT7 includes:
- a CDS encoding type III PLP-dependent enzyme has product MSAGNARGVGFWIRRYLPSEIAGTATALAAAAISYRLSGSLFVAAIAGTIGENLGFYGVAGARNFAEQWRISRGDPGTRRRSAIARTAWLSAIEFGPAELIDTLAVRPLLLWLAPLLIGLPAAGWIAGKIGADLVFYGIAGFGYVLGRRWDDARNQGAMPPVDDTVLTPQVRARRIDTIRRSLEGIDLDSLVTTHGSPLMLLDLGAVASQYDRLRTALPFVHWHYAVKALSHPDVIETIASLGGSFDVASDGEIDLVAGHRVGPDRIIHTQPVKSATEITRAYVLGIRTFVIDSAGELAKFRHVPANVNLLIRLSYENPEAKSDLSSKFGVSAVEAEVLLSLAIAQGSRIAGFSFHVGSQLDSVAAFARATADTLELMDRLERQWNIGFTTLDIGGGFPVGYRTDVVGIEQIAAAIRPLLEPRSSRLRILAEPGRVLVAEAATVVSRVTGVRERGSETWCFIDDGVYGSYSNVMAEGVHPVIVARSELAGTPVELRSTTLGGPTCDSVDVVARHYPLPRLQEGDLLLSPAMGAYTAVTATTFNGRRPAKVIVRNRPAIPGHSDPALLASTH; this is encoded by the coding sequence GTGTCGGCTGGCAATGCACGAGGCGTGGGATTCTGGATCCGACGGTATCTTCCGAGTGAGATCGCGGGCACGGCGACCGCCCTCGCCGCCGCCGCGATCTCCTATCGACTGAGCGGGTCACTGTTCGTAGCGGCGATCGCGGGCACGATCGGGGAGAACCTGGGCTTCTACGGGGTGGCCGGCGCTCGCAATTTCGCCGAACAGTGGCGAATTTCTCGCGGGGATCCCGGCACGCGACGGAGATCGGCGATCGCCCGCACCGCCTGGCTCTCCGCGATCGAGTTCGGTCCGGCCGAACTGATCGACACGCTCGCCGTGCGCCCTCTTCTGCTCTGGCTCGCTCCGCTTCTCATCGGACTTCCCGCGGCGGGATGGATCGCCGGGAAGATCGGCGCCGACCTCGTCTTCTACGGCATCGCGGGGTTCGGCTATGTGCTCGGCCGACGCTGGGATGACGCCAGGAACCAGGGCGCCATGCCGCCGGTCGACGATACGGTCCTCACCCCGCAGGTACGAGCCCGGCGCATCGACACGATCCGCCGCTCGCTCGAGGGAATCGATCTCGACTCGCTGGTCACGACGCACGGCAGCCCACTGATGCTGCTCGATCTCGGCGCCGTGGCTTCTCAGTACGACCGTCTCCGCACCGCACTTCCCTTCGTCCACTGGCACTACGCGGTGAAGGCCCTGTCCCATCCGGACGTCATCGAGACCATTGCGTCCCTCGGTGGGTCATTCGACGTCGCGAGCGATGGGGAGATCGACCTGGTGGCCGGCCATCGAGTGGGTCCGGACCGCATCATCCATACCCAGCCCGTCAAGTCCGCGACGGAGATCACCCGCGCCTATGTCCTCGGCATCCGCACCTTCGTGATCGACAGCGCGGGAGAGCTCGCTAAATTCCGCCACGTGCCCGCAAACGTGAACCTGCTCATCCGGCTGTCGTACGAGAACCCGGAAGCCAAGAGCGACCTGTCGAGCAAGTTCGGGGTGTCCGCGGTAGAGGCCGAGGTGCTGCTCTCCCTGGCCATCGCCCAGGGGAGCCGTATCGCGGGATTCAGCTTCCACGTCGGAAGCCAGCTCGACAGCGTCGCCGCCTTCGCCAGAGCGACGGCCGACACCCTCGAGCTGATGGACCGCCTCGAACGCCAGTGGAACATTGGATTCACGACCCTCGACATCGGCGGGGGATTCCCCGTCGGGTACCGTACGGATGTCGTGGGCATCGAGCAGATCGCGGCCGCCATCCGTCCCCTGCTCGAGCCCCGATCGTCCCGTTTGCGCATCCTGGCCGAACCCGGACGCGTCCTGGTTGCGGAGGCCGCCACGGTGGTGAGCCGGGTGACGGGGGTGCGGGAGCGCGGGTCCGAGACCTGGTGTTTCATCGACGACGGTGTCTACGGCAGCTACTCCAACGTGATGGCCGAAGGCGTGCATCCGGTGATCGTCGCCCGCTCGGAGTTGGCGGGCACCCCGGTCGAGCTGCGCTCGACCACTCTCGGCGGGCCCACCTGCGACAGCGTCGATGTGGTGGCGCGTCACTATCCGTTGCCCCGGCTGCAGGAGGGCGATCTGTTGCTGAGCCCGGCGATGGGGGCGTACACGGCGGTGACGGCGACGACATTCAACGGACGGCGACCGGCGAAGGTGATCGTGCGAAACCGGCCGGCGATTCCCGGGCACTCCGATCCGGCGCTACTCGCCTCTACGCACTGA
- the uvrB gene encoding excinuclease ABC subunit UvrB produces the protein MEPTRSVRPFEVISEYTPSGDQPAAIAELTSRINAGETDIVLLGATGTGKSATTAWLIEAVQRPTLVLAHNKTLAAQLANEFRELMPNNAVEYFVSYYDYYQPEAYVPQTDTFIEKDSSVNAEVERLRHSTTNALLSRRDVIVVSTVSCIYGLGSSEEYLEAMMALQVGMSINRETLIRKFVSMQYQRNDVDFSRGNFRVRGDTIEIIPMYEELAIRIEMFGDEIEGLYSLHPLTGDVVQKLDAVSVFPGSHYVAGQERMHAAIKTIKVELEDRLKQLEREGKLLEAQRLRMRTTFDIEMMEQIGFCSGIENYSRHIDQRQPGEAPHCLIDYFPDDFLVVIDESHVTVPQIGAMYEGDASRKRTLVDHGFRLPSALDNRPLKFNEFLDRVGQKVYLSATPGKYEMGITDSVVEQIIRPTGLIDPEIVVKPSKGQIDDLLEEIRKRTAANERVLVTTLTKKMAEELTEFLGEAGVRVRYLHSDVDTLRRVELLTELRQGVYDVLVGINLLREGLDLPEVSLVAILDADKEGFLRSSTSLIQTIGRAARNVSGAVHMYADVMTDSMKLAISETTRRRELQVAYNLERGVDPQPLRKKIADITESLNREGADTAELLSSRDGRKRSPTPNLKRHGGLAASGANDLESIIRDLNDQMLQAAGELKFELAGRLRDEVSDLKKELRQMEAAGHIS, from the coding sequence ATGGAACCGACACGCTCAGTGCGCCCGTTTGAGGTCATCAGCGAATACACGCCGAGCGGAGACCAGCCCGCCGCGATTGCCGAGCTGACTTCGCGCATCAACGCGGGCGAGACGGATATCGTGTTGCTCGGCGCCACCGGAACCGGCAAGTCCGCGACGACGGCCTGGCTCATCGAGGCCGTCCAGCGTCCCACCCTCGTGCTTGCGCACAACAAGACCCTCGCGGCCCAGCTCGCCAACGAGTTCCGCGAGCTGATGCCGAACAACGCCGTCGAATACTTCGTCTCGTATTACGACTACTACCAGCCAGAGGCCTACGTGCCTCAGACCGATACCTTCATCGAGAAAGACTCCTCGGTGAATGCCGAGGTGGAGCGTCTGCGTCATTCGACAACCAACGCTCTCCTCAGTCGTCGAGATGTGATCGTCGTCTCCACGGTCTCCTGCATCTACGGTCTCGGTTCGTCCGAGGAGTACCTGGAGGCCATGATGGCGCTCCAGGTGGGCATGTCGATCAACCGTGAGACGCTCATCCGCAAGTTCGTGTCGATGCAGTACCAGCGCAACGACGTCGACTTCTCGCGCGGCAACTTCCGTGTTCGCGGCGACACCATCGAGATCATCCCTATGTACGAGGAACTGGCGATCCGGATCGAGATGTTCGGAGATGAGATCGAAGGCCTGTACAGCCTGCATCCGCTCACGGGAGACGTGGTGCAGAAGCTCGATGCGGTGTCCGTCTTCCCCGGTTCCCATTACGTCGCCGGGCAGGAACGCATGCATGCCGCGATCAAGACCATCAAAGTCGAGCTCGAGGATCGTTTGAAGCAGCTCGAACGGGAGGGCAAGCTTCTCGAGGCGCAGCGCCTGCGTATGCGCACGACCTTCGATATCGAGATGATGGAGCAGATCGGGTTCTGCAGCGGGATCGAGAACTACTCGCGCCACATCGACCAGCGCCAGCCGGGTGAAGCACCGCACTGCCTGATCGACTACTTCCCCGACGATTTCCTCGTGGTGATCGACGAATCGCACGTCACGGTTCCTCAGATCGGTGCGATGTACGAGGGGGATGCCTCGCGTAAGCGCACCCTCGTCGATCACGGTTTCCGGCTGCCGAGCGCGCTCGATAACCGTCCGCTCAAATTCAACGAGTTCCTCGACCGGGTCGGCCAGAAGGTCTACCTGTCCGCGACCCCGGGCAAATACGAGATGGGCATCACCGACAGCGTGGTCGAGCAGATCATCCGCCCGACCGGTCTCATCGACCCGGAGATCGTGGTGAAGCCCTCGAAGGGCCAGATCGACGACCTGCTCGAGGAGATCCGCAAACGCACGGCAGCCAATGAACGAGTGCTGGTGACGACTCTCACCAAGAAGATGGCAGAGGAGCTCACCGAGTTCCTCGGCGAGGCGGGCGTTCGTGTTCGCTATCTCCATTCCGATGTCGACACCCTCCGCCGGGTGGAGCTGCTGACCGAACTCCGTCAGGGCGTCTATGACGTACTGGTGGGCATCAACCTGCTGAGAGAGGGCCTCGACCTTCCGGAGGTCTCGCTTGTGGCGATCCTGGATGCCGACAAGGAGGGCTTCCTCCGCTCGTCCACCTCGCTCATCCAGACCATCGGTCGCGCCGCACGAAATGTCTCCGGCGCCGTGCACATGTACGCGGACGTGATGACCGACTCGATGAAACTCGCGATCTCCGAGACGACCCGGCGGCGCGAACTCCAGGTGGCCTACAACCTCGAGCGGGGCGTCGACCCTCAACCGCTGCGCAAGAAGATCGCCGACATCACCGAGTCGCTCAACAGGGAGGGCGCGGACACGGCGGAGCTTCTCTCCAGCCGAGACGGGCGCAAGCGGTCTCCCACTCCGAACCTCAAGCGTCACGGTGGTCTCGCCGCCAGCGGGGCGAACGATCTCGAGTCGATCATCCGGGACCTCAACGACCAGATGCTCCAGGCCGCCGGCGAACTCAAGTTCGAACTCGCCGGCCGGCTGCGCGACGAGGTGTCCGACCTGAAGAAGGAACTTCGGCAGATGGAAGCCGCCGGACACATCTCCTGA
- a CDS encoding MFS transporter has translation MTVTQSRPTPAKASPIFGRMRGRVVILLCIMYAISYIDRTNISTAGPTIIKALDLTTAEFGIAVAAFSLPYALFQIIGGNLGERIGPRKALFWIGILWGVATIATGFSVGLASLVGARLLLGLTESAAFPTATSAMAKWVPIDRNGFVQGIVHSASRLGNAAAPLIVGGLIIWGDSLGGPIAGWQVSFIIVGVLSALWAVLWATLYRDRPEDYPRITEQELSEIPRALERAARPPVPWKRLIRTILPVTFVDFGYGWTLWVFLTWIPSFLADSYGLALADYAVFTAIVLLAGVVGDTVGGIFSDRILRRTGSLRNARRSILLIGLLGSLVCLTPLLFGHNLALSIVSLSLSFFFLELCNATLWAIPMDVAPEWSGTASGMMNTGFGLAGIFSPILFGYLVGVAGWQWPFAASIALLAAAAVVAAVMKPQRVLPNSVSEWEQTSSS, from the coding sequence ATGACCGTCACGCAGTCCCGCCCGACTCCGGCGAAAGCGAGTCCGATCTTCGGTCGCATGCGCGGCCGGGTGGTGATCCTCCTGTGCATCATGTACGCGATCTCGTACATCGATCGCACCAACATCTCGACCGCCGGCCCGACGATCATCAAGGCCCTCGATCTCACGACCGCCGAATTCGGCATCGCCGTCGCGGCGTTCTCCCTGCCCTATGCACTCTTCCAGATCATCGGCGGCAACCTCGGCGAACGGATCGGGCCGCGCAAGGCACTCTTCTGGATCGGGATCCTCTGGGGCGTCGCGACGATCGCCACCGGCTTCTCCGTTGGACTGGCCTCGCTGGTCGGCGCCCGCCTGCTGCTCGGGCTCACGGAATCCGCGGCCTTCCCCACGGCCACCTCTGCAATGGCGAAATGGGTGCCGATCGATCGCAACGGCTTCGTGCAGGGAATCGTGCACTCCGCATCCCGCCTGGGAAACGCCGCGGCACCGCTGATCGTCGGCGGGCTGATCATCTGGGGCGATTCTCTCGGCGGCCCGATCGCCGGTTGGCAGGTGTCGTTCATCATCGTCGGCGTGCTCAGCGCGCTGTGGGCCGTGCTCTGGGCGACGCTCTACCGCGACCGCCCCGAAGACTACCCGCGCATCACCGAACAGGAACTCAGCGAGATCCCCCGGGCGCTCGAGCGGGCCGCGCGCCCTCCCGTGCCGTGGAAGCGCCTGATCCGCACCATCCTGCCCGTGACCTTCGTGGACTTCGGCTACGGCTGGACGCTCTGGGTCTTCCTCACCTGGATTCCGTCGTTCCTCGCTGACAGCTATGGCCTCGCCCTCGCCGACTACGCCGTGTTCACCGCCATCGTGCTGCTCGCCGGGGTCGTCGGAGACACCGTCGGCGGCATCTTCAGCGATCGGATCCTCCGGCGCACCGGGAGCCTCCGCAATGCTCGCCGATCCATCCTCCTGATCGGCCTGCTCGGATCGCTCGTCTGTCTCACGCCGTTGTTGTTCGGCCACAACCTCGCACTCTCGATCGTCTCGCTCTCGTTGTCGTTCTTCTTCCTCGAGCTCTGCAACGCAACGCTCTGGGCGATCCCGATGGATGTCGCGCCGGAGTGGTCGGGCACCGCGAGCGGGATGATGAACACCGGATTCGGTCTCGCGGGAATCTTCTCGCCGATCCTCTTCGGCTACCTGGTGGGCGTCGCGGGCTGGCAGTGGCCGTTCGCCGCCTCGATCGCCCTCCTCGCGGCAGCGGCGGTCGTGGCTGCCGTCATGAAGCCGCAACGGGTGTTGCCCAACAGCGTCAGCGAGTGGGAACAGACTTCTTCGAGCTGA
- a CDS encoding acyltransferase has protein sequence MTESTAAATPSPPKRTKAPHLYEVDVVRILTFACVIAVHTTSHTVADDDLVLYGFFSLVHFTREVFFALTAFVLVYSYLNRPQPMKSFLPRRFLLVGVPYVVWSIIYFAASNLRSPHGTFGEMLVRLGGYILTGTAWYHLYFLLVTMQVYLLVPVILWLVRRTRVRHALLLGISLAVQLALTALYMYFPDVTSGINDFNKQLFFSYQFFIIAGAVAADHSAAFLAWVRAHRRAIGFIVLAAALCTLGVYVVNMLTGRSPYRAGTPLQPIEMLWSIAVALGFLAVGTWWADRRDPRSLVAKGLDAGSDRSFGIFLSHPLFIWLLLWVGDDWLERTVPKPWLTLVTYVLVVLLSLGITELARRSWFSLGLTGRRFSSKKSVPTR, from the coding sequence ATGACCGAGTCGACAGCGGCGGCAACGCCCTCGCCGCCCAAACGGACGAAGGCGCCTCATCTCTATGAGGTGGATGTCGTGCGCATTCTCACCTTCGCCTGCGTCATCGCCGTCCACACCACCAGTCACACCGTCGCGGACGACGACCTGGTGCTCTACGGGTTTTTCTCCCTGGTGCATTTCACCCGGGAGGTGTTCTTCGCGCTGACCGCCTTCGTGCTGGTCTACAGCTATCTGAATCGCCCACAGCCCATGAAGTCGTTTCTTCCGAGGCGTTTCCTGCTCGTCGGCGTGCCCTACGTGGTCTGGTCGATCATCTATTTCGCGGCGAGCAATCTGCGCTCACCGCATGGCACGTTCGGGGAGATGCTCGTCCGGCTCGGCGGCTATATCCTCACCGGCACCGCGTGGTATCACCTCTACTTCCTCCTCGTCACCATGCAGGTGTACCTGCTGGTGCCTGTCATCCTCTGGTTGGTCCGTCGCACGAGGGTGCGGCACGCCCTGCTTCTCGGCATCAGCCTCGCCGTGCAGCTGGCGCTCACCGCGCTGTACATGTACTTCCCCGACGTCACCTCCGGAATCAACGATTTCAACAAGCAGCTCTTCTTCAGCTACCAGTTCTTCATCATCGCCGGGGCGGTCGCCGCGGACCACTCCGCGGCCTTCCTCGCCTGGGTCAGGGCCCACCGACGGGCGATCGGCTTCATCGTGCTCGCGGCGGCGCTCTGCACGCTCGGCGTCTACGTCGTCAACATGCTGACAGGCCGAAGCCCGTATCGGGCCGGGACCCCGTTGCAGCCGATCGAAATGCTCTGGTCGATCGCCGTTGCGCTCGGTTTCCTGGCCGTCGGCACCTGGTGGGCCGATCGGCGTGACCCGCGGAGCCTGGTGGCGAAGGGCCTGGATGCGGGATCGGACCGTTCTTTCGGCATCTTCCTGTCGCATCCGCTGTTCATCTGGCTGCTGCTCTGGGTCGGAGACGATTGGCTCGAACGCACGGTGCCGAAGCCTTGGCTGACTCTGGTGACCTATGTTCTCGTGGTGCTGCTGTCACTCGGCATCACCGAACTCGCCCGGCGCTCCTGGTTCAGCCTGGGCCTCACCGGCCGCAGATTCAGCTCGAAGAAGTCTGTTCCCACTCGCTGA
- a CDS encoding AMP-binding protein — MTEESPAAPLTFLSLRELIENRGRTTERDPYLEDARSDRVISYGELSAATTAWRDELDARSVAPGAVVFVDLADPLSFAVVFLAVVSSGRVAVPIDPGAAVTDVERIAAVVDTVAAVGAQVTDREQPAALGTAATLRVAHQTGIPDRAEESPGEESRSFPDRADSPGGVLLFTSGSTGAPKGVELSERQLLVVAHAIARHNRLSAADRGYNPLPLFHVNAEVVGLLSTLVAGAALVLDRRFRRTGFWELMVDRRVTWINAVPAILAVLARDEELRVPEGVRFIRSASAPLPDAVRDAFAGTPLVVSWGMTEGASQIAATPLGEPLRDGSVGPPVGGEVSVRDERGREVADGEVGSLWVRGTGIVRSYFGGRASDRFDADGWLSTGDLGRVDSDGWVYLSGRSDDVINRGGEKFYPAEVEDVLLEDLRIREAVVIGRPDAILGQVPVAYVIAASAAASDPSLATELAALCETRLPRFKRPVEIKVVDDVPRAATGKVQRRRVREFDAAREGATE, encoded by the coding sequence GTGACCGAGGAATCGCCTGCTGCCCCCCTGACCTTCCTCTCGCTTCGTGAACTCATCGAGAACCGCGGTAGGACCACCGAGCGGGACCCGTATCTCGAGGACGCGCGGTCGGACCGTGTGATCTCTTACGGTGAGCTCTCTGCCGCCACTACAGCGTGGCGCGATGAATTGGACGCGCGGTCCGTCGCGCCCGGTGCTGTCGTGTTCGTCGACCTGGCCGACCCGCTCTCCTTCGCTGTCGTATTCCTCGCCGTCGTGAGTTCGGGGCGGGTCGCCGTTCCGATCGACCCCGGTGCTGCGGTGACGGACGTCGAGCGCATCGCCGCTGTCGTCGATACGGTCGCGGCAGTCGGCGCTCAGGTCACCGACCGCGAGCAGCCCGCTGCCTTGGGCACCGCCGCGACGCTGAGGGTGGCGCACCAGACCGGGATTCCCGACAGGGCGGAAGAGTCACCTGGCGAGGAGTCTCGATCCTTCCCCGATCGAGCGGATTCCCCGGGAGGGGTGCTGCTCTTCACCTCGGGCTCCACCGGTGCGCCGAAGGGGGTGGAGCTTTCCGAGCGCCAGTTGCTCGTCGTGGCGCACGCGATAGCCCGCCACAATCGACTCAGCGCCGCGGACCGCGGTTACAACCCGCTTCCTCTCTTCCACGTCAACGCCGAGGTGGTCGGGCTGCTCTCCACTCTCGTCGCCGGCGCGGCGCTCGTGCTCGACCGCCGCTTCCGCCGCACCGGGTTCTGGGAGCTGATGGTCGACCGCAGGGTCACCTGGATCAACGCGGTCCCGGCGATTCTCGCCGTGCTCGCCCGCGATGAAGAGCTTCGCGTGCCAGAGGGGGTCCGATTCATCCGCTCGGCCTCTGCGCCCCTCCCGGACGCAGTCCGTGATGCCTTCGCCGGAACTCCTCTCGTGGTCAGTTGGGGCATGACGGAAGGCGCGAGCCAGATCGCCGCGACGCCCCTCGGAGAACCGTTGCGCGACGGCTCGGTAGGACCGCCGGTGGGGGGTGAGGTCTCGGTGCGAGACGAGCGCGGGCGCGAAGTCGCAGACGGAGAGGTCGGCTCGCTCTGGGTGCGCGGCACCGGAATCGTGCGTTCCTATTTCGGCGGTCGCGCCTCTGACCGGTTCGACGCAGACGGATGGCTCAGCACCGGGGATCTCGGTCGCGTAGATTCGGACGGCTGGGTGTACCTCTCGGGGCGCTCAGACGACGTGATCAATCGCGGAGGGGAGAAGTTCTACCCGGCCGAAGTCGAGGACGTGCTGCTCGAAGACCTGCGAATCCGAGAGGCCGTGGTCATCGGCCGGCCGGATGCCATCCTCGGTCAGGTGCCCGTCGCCTACGTGATCGCGGCGTCGGCCGCGGCGTCCGACCCGTCTCTCGCCACCGAGCTGGCGGCGCTCTGCGAGACGAGGCTGCCGCGCTTCAAGAGGCCCGTGGAGATCAAGGTCGTCGATGATGTGCCACGCGCCGCGACCGGCAAGGTGCAGCGGCGTCGGGTTCGCGAATTCGACGCCGCCCGCGAAGGAGCAACCGAATGA
- the coaE gene encoding dephospho-CoA kinase has translation MYLIGLTGGIASGKTVVAKRLEQLGATVVDADQLARDVVAAGTPGLAAIAERFGPGVISADGSLDRAALGALIFQDPDARLALNGITHPAIRELSGQLFAAAERGDPDAVVVYDVPLLVEASHDPGYHDFDLIVVVNASAETRLERLVKLRGHSREEAQHRLNSQATDAERLAIADVVIDSNGTVDETIAQAEALWSSLPRRR, from the coding sequence GTGTATCTCATCGGCCTCACCGGAGGCATCGCTTCGGGCAAGACCGTGGTCGCGAAGCGCCTCGAGCAACTCGGGGCGACAGTGGTGGATGCCGACCAGCTCGCTCGGGATGTGGTCGCTGCCGGAACCCCCGGCCTCGCGGCGATCGCGGAGCGCTTCGGCCCCGGTGTCATCTCCGCCGACGGCTCCCTCGATCGCGCTGCGCTCGGGGCGCTGATCTTCCAGGATCCGGATGCCCGGCTCGCGCTCAACGGCATCACCCACCCGGCCATCCGAGAACTCAGCGGGCAACTGTTCGCTGCCGCAGAGCGTGGCGATCCGGATGCGGTGGTGGTCTACGACGTCCCGCTTCTCGTGGAGGCGTCACATGATCCGGGGTATCACGACTTCGATCTCATTGTCGTGGTGAACGCGAGCGCGGAGACACGGCTGGAACGGCTCGTGAAGTTGCGCGGTCACAGCCGGGAAGAGGCGCAGCATCGGCTCAACTCCCAGGCCACCGACGCGGAACGTCTCGCGATCGCCGACGTGGTGATCGACAGCAACGGCACTGTCGACGAGACGATCGCTCAGGCAGAGGCCCTCTGGAGCAGCCTTCCCCGCAGACGGTGA
- the rpsA gene encoding 30S ribosomal protein S1 produces MTIVTTDKAPKQVAINDIGSAEDFLAAVEKTLKFFNDGDLIEGTVVKIDRDEVLLDVGYKTEGVIPSRELSIKHDVDPTEVVQVGDVVEALVLQKEDKEGRLILSKKRAQYERAWGDVEKIKDADGVVTGSVIEVVKGGLIVDIGLRGFLPASLIELRRVRDLTPYLGQEIEAKILELDKNRNNVVLSRRALLEQTQSESRTTFLNNLAKGQVRKGVVSSIVNFGAFVDLGGVDGLVHVSELSWKHIEHASEVVEVGQEVTVEILEVDLERERVSLSLKATQEDPWQVFARTHAIGQVAPGKVTKLVPFGAFVRVAEGIEGLVHISELSGKHVELAEQVVSVGDEVFVKVIDIDLERRRISLSLKQANEGVDPEGTEFDPALYGMLTEYDEAGNYKYPDGFDPETNEWKEGFESQREKWEQDYAAAQARWEAHKKQVATADEISDAPVAGGSSFSNDADSAGTLADDEALAALREKLSSNS; encoded by the coding sequence ATGACAATCGTAACGACCGACAAGGCGCCCAAGCAGGTCGCAATCAACGACATCGGATCTGCTGAAGACTTTCTCGCCGCGGTCGAAAAGACTCTCAAGTTCTTCAACGACGGAGACCTCATCGAGGGCACCGTCGTCAAGATCGATCGTGACGAGGTCCTCCTCGACGTCGGTTACAAGACCGAGGGTGTAATCCCCTCCCGCGAACTCTCCATCAAGCACGATGTGGACCCCACCGAGGTCGTCCAGGTCGGCGATGTGGTCGAAGCCCTCGTCCTCCAGAAGGAAGACAAAGAAGGCCGCCTCATCCTCTCCAAGAAGCGCGCTCAGTACGAGCGTGCGTGGGGCGATGTCGAGAAGATCAAGGATGCGGACGGCGTCGTCACGGGTTCGGTGATCGAGGTCGTCAAGGGCGGTCTCATCGTCGACATCGGACTCCGCGGATTCCTCCCGGCGTCGCTCATCGAGCTGCGCCGTGTGCGCGATCTCACGCCGTACCTCGGCCAGGAGATCGAGGCCAAGATCCTCGAGCTCGACAAGAACCGCAACAACGTTGTGCTCTCTCGCCGCGCGCTCCTCGAGCAGACCCAGTCCGAAAGCCGCACGACCTTCCTCAACAACCTCGCCAAGGGCCAGGTTCGCAAGGGTGTCGTTTCGTCGATCGTCAACTTCGGTGCGTTCGTCGACCTCGGTGGCGTCGACGGTCTCGTCCACGTCTCCGAGCTCAGCTGGAAGCACATCGAGCACGCCTCTGAGGTCGTCGAGGTCGGCCAGGAGGTCACCGTCGAGATCCTCGAGGTCGACCTCGAGCGCGAGCGCGTCTCCCTGTCTCTTAAGGCCACTCAAGAGGACCCCTGGCAGGTATTCGCCCGCACCCACGCCATCGGCCAGGTTGCTCCCGGAAAGGTCACGAAGCTCGTCCCCTTCGGCGCGTTCGTTCGCGTTGCAGAGGGCATCGAGGGCCTCGTGCACATCTCGGAGCTCTCGGGCAAGCATGTCGAGCTCGCCGAGCAGGTCGTCTCGGTCGGCGATGAGGTCTTCGTCAAGGTCATCGACATCGACCTCGAGCGTCGCCGCATCTCCCTCTCGCTGAAGCAGGCGAACGAGGGCGTCGACCCCGAGGGCACCGAGTTCGACCCGGCGCTCTACGGAATGCTCACCGAGTACGACGAGGCGGGCAACTACAAGTACCCGGACGGCTTCGACCCGGAGACCAACGAGTGGAAAGAGGGCTTCGAGTCCCAGCGCGAGAAGTGGGAGCAGGACTACGCTGCAGCCCAGGCTCGCTGGGAAGCCCACAAGAAGCAGGTTGCGACCGCCGACGAGATCAGCGACGCACCGGTCGCCGGAGGCTCCTCGTTCTCGAACGACGCCGACTCCGCCGGAACGCTGGCGGACGACGAGGCCCTCGCTGCTCTTCGCGAGAAGCTGAGCTCCAACTCCTAA
- a CDS encoding epimerase: MTETAADRIVIAGASGFIGRYLAESFRAAGASVRGIGRDGADARWGDTAAIIDLIDGADLLINLAGKSVNCRYTPANRAEILRSRVETTRELAQAIRACGNPPTLWINSSTATIYRHAEDRPMTESTGELGDGFSVDVARAWEREFFDGELSGTRRVALRMAIVLGDGSALVPLIALARMGLGGPQLDGPWFGTAARRAAGTFHENRRSDGHQKFSWIHLADVLGIIRFLREHPDIDGPVNLSSPDPSDNRTVMQTVRDVVGVPFGLPAARWMLEIGSAVIRTETELVLKSRWVLPERLTEAGYAFEYPELRAALRAIVAARR, from the coding sequence ATGACTGAGACTGCCGCCGACCGCATCGTGATCGCCGGGGCATCCGGTTTCATCGGACGGTATCTCGCCGAGTCATTCCGCGCCGCCGGCGCCTCGGTGCGGGGGATCGGACGTGACGGCGCGGATGCCCGGTGGGGTGACACCGCCGCCATCATCGACCTGATCGACGGCGCCGACCTGCTGATCAACCTCGCCGGGAAAAGCGTGAACTGCCGCTACACGCCGGCCAACCGTGCCGAGATCCTGCGGTCCCGGGTGGAGACGACGCGGGAGCTCGCCCAGGCGATCCGCGCGTGCGGGAACCCACCGACCCTCTGGATCAATTCATCGACGGCCACCATCTACCGGCATGCAGAAGACCGACCGATGACCGAGTCGACCGGCGAGCTCGGCGACGGCTTCTCGGTGGATGTCGCGCGGGCCTGGGAGCGCGAGTTCTTCGACGGTGAGTTGTCGGGAACGCGACGGGTCGCGCTCCGGATGGCGATCGTGCTCGGCGACGGAAGCGCTCTGGTGCCGCTGATTGCGCTGGCGCGGATGGGACTCGGGGGGCCACAGCTCGATGGCCCCTGGTTCGGGACTGCCGCCCGTCGTGCGGCAGGGACGTTCCACGAGAACCGGAGGAGCGACGGCCACCAGAAGTTCAGCTGGATTCATCTGGCTGACGTGCTCGGCATCATCCGGTTTCTGCGCGAGCATCCCGACATCGACGGACCGGTCAACCTGAGCTCGCCCGACCCGAGCGACAACCGCACGGTGATGCAGACCGTGCGCGATGTCGTAGGCGTGCCCTTCGGGCTTCCGGCGGCGCGCTGGATGCTCGAAATCGGCTCGGCCGTGATCCGGACCGAGACCGAGCTGGTGCTCAAGAGTCGCTGGGTGCTGCCCGAGCGTCTCACGGAGGCGGGCTACGCCTTCGAATACCCCGAGCTGCGGGCCGCCCTGCGCGCCATAGTCGCCGCGCGCAGGTGA